A region from the Alkalidesulfovibrio alkalitolerans DSM 16529 genome encodes:
- the ilvN gene encoding acetolactate synthase small subunit encodes MKHTISALASNRPGVLADMALMFKRHNLNIRSLAAGETENPDISRIVISLDGDSEEMERLTRELAAMDVVIQVDDLARREFVDRELLMVKVRMDRESLSQLMQIFEVFRASVVGMGQESITVEMAGDQERVEGLIKLLKPFGIKSLCRSGMIALKRGDD; translated from the coding sequence GTGAAGCACACCATCTCCGCCCTGGCCTCCAACCGGCCGGGCGTCCTGGCCGACATGGCCCTCATGTTCAAGCGCCACAACCTGAACATCCGCAGCCTGGCCGCGGGCGAAACCGAGAATCCCGACATCTCGCGCATCGTCATCAGCCTCGACGGCGACAGCGAGGAGATGGAGCGCCTGACCCGCGAACTGGCGGCCATGGACGTGGTCATCCAGGTGGACGACTTGGCCCGGCGCGAGTTCGTGGACCGCGAGTTGCTGATGGTCAAGGTGCGCATGGACCGCGAATCCCTCTCCCAACTCATGCAGATATTCGAGGTCTTCCGCGCCTCGGTGGTGGGCATGGGCCAGGAGAGCATCACCGTGGAGATGGCGGGCGACCAGGAGCGCGTGGAGGGACTCATCAAGCTGCTCAAGCCCTTCGGCATCAAGAGCCTGTGCCGAAGCGGCATGATCGCGCTCAAGCGCGGGGACGACTAG
- the lepB gene encoding signal peptidase I, translated as MNPRTLKTIKDYAEALFIALLLALFIRTFVVQAFKIPSGSMLQTLQIGDHLLVNKFAYGVRLPFVNTQIIPVGEPEFQDIVVFKFPGERDISPDIEFRGFGRQMSFGESGKDFIKRVIGLPGDVIEIREKQVYRNGEALQESYVQHVDPRFAPGRDEMPAFTVPEDHYFVMGDNRDESYDSRFWGLVPRELILGEAMILYWSWGPRGITDVRWDRIGSLVR; from the coding sequence ATGAATCCCCGCACGCTCAAAACGATCAAGGACTACGCCGAGGCGCTGTTCATCGCCCTCTTGCTGGCGCTGTTCATCCGCACCTTCGTGGTCCAGGCCTTCAAGATACCATCGGGCTCCATGCTCCAGACGCTGCAGATCGGCGACCACCTGCTGGTCAACAAGTTCGCCTACGGCGTGCGCCTGCCCTTCGTGAACACCCAGATCATCCCCGTGGGCGAGCCTGAATTCCAGGACATCGTGGTCTTCAAGTTCCCCGGCGAGCGGGACATCTCGCCCGACATCGAATTCAGGGGCTTCGGCCGCCAGATGTCCTTCGGCGAGAGCGGCAAGGACTTCATCAAGCGCGTCATCGGACTGCCCGGCGACGTCATCGAGATCCGCGAGAAGCAGGTCTACCGCAACGGCGAGGCCCTGCAGGAGTCCTACGTGCAGCACGTGGACCCGCGCTTCGCGCCGGGCCGCGACGAGATGCCCGCCTTCACCGTGCCCGAGGACCACTACTTCGTCATGGGCGACAACCGCGACGAATCCTACGATTCGCGCTTCTGGGGGCTCGTGCCGCGCGAGTTGATCCTGGGCGAGGCCATGATCCTCTACTGGTCCTGGGGACCGCGCGGCATCACCGACGTGCGCTGGGATCGCATAGGCTCCCTCGTCCGCTAG
- the lepA gene encoding translation elongation factor 4, translated as MENIRNFSIIAHIDHGKSTLADRILEITGLVGERDKREQYLDRMELEQERGITIKAQTVRIPYRAKNGRDYILNLIDTPGHVDFSYEVSRSLAACEGALLVVDATQGVEAQTLANVYLALDHDLEVIPVLNKIDLPSAEVERVRQEIEEGIGLDCAGAVMVSAKTGLNVDQVLEAIVERLPPPRGSAEKPLKALIFDSWYDSYQGVVVLFRIIDGSIKRGQKIMMNSTKAEFEVGSLGVFSPDALAVDKLGPGEVGFLTASIKDLSEARVGDTITEPKRPTTEPFPGFKKIKPMVFCGLYPVEPAEYEPLKAALEKLQLNDAAFSFEPETSQALGFGFRCGFLGLLHMEIIQERLEREFQAKLIATAPSVIYKVTTVKGDVFEIDNPSKMPDVTKIAELAEPWVKMEIHVPGDYVGAVLKLCEEKRGIQKDMRYLTSTRVIITYELPFAEIVFDFFDKLKSVTRGYASMDYEVREFRGSDLVKLDILINGTPVDAMSTIVHRSSAERMGRKLALRLKRTIPRQLFEVVIQAAIGNRIIARERNPPMRKDVTAKCYGGDITRKRKLLEKQKEGKRRMKRMGNVEVPQEAFLAALKAGDDD; from the coding sequence ATGGAAAATATTCGTAATTTCAGCATTATCGCGCACATCGACCACGGCAAGTCCACGCTCGCCGACCGCATCCTGGAGATCACCGGGCTTGTGGGCGAGCGCGACAAGCGCGAACAGTATCTGGACCGCATGGAGCTGGAGCAGGAGCGCGGCATCACCATCAAGGCCCAGACCGTGCGCATTCCGTATCGCGCCAAGAATGGCCGCGACTACATTCTGAACCTCATCGACACGCCCGGCCACGTGGATTTCTCGTACGAGGTCTCGCGCTCCCTGGCCGCCTGCGAGGGCGCGCTGCTGGTGGTGGACGCCACCCAGGGCGTGGAGGCCCAGACCCTGGCCAACGTCTATCTGGCCCTGGACCACGACCTCGAAGTCATCCCGGTCCTGAACAAGATCGACCTGCCCTCGGCCGAGGTCGAGCGGGTGCGCCAGGAGATCGAAGAGGGCATCGGCCTGGACTGCGCGGGCGCGGTCATGGTCTCGGCCAAGACCGGCCTGAACGTGGACCAGGTGCTCGAAGCCATCGTGGAGCGCCTGCCGCCGCCCAGGGGCAGCGCCGAGAAGCCGCTCAAGGCCCTCATTTTCGACTCCTGGTACGACTCGTACCAGGGCGTGGTGGTTCTGTTCCGCATCATCGACGGCTCCATCAAGCGCGGCCAGAAGATCATGATGAACTCGACCAAGGCCGAGTTCGAGGTCGGCTCGCTGGGCGTGTTCTCGCCCGACGCGCTGGCCGTGGACAAGCTCGGCCCCGGCGAGGTGGGCTTCCTCACGGCGAGCATCAAGGATCTCTCCGAGGCGCGCGTGGGCGACACCATCACCGAGCCCAAGCGGCCCACGACCGAGCCCTTCCCCGGCTTCAAGAAGATAAAGCCCATGGTCTTCTGCGGCCTGTATCCGGTCGAACCGGCCGAATACGAGCCGCTCAAGGCGGCGCTGGAGAAGCTGCAACTCAACGACGCGGCCTTCTCCTTCGAGCCCGAGACCTCGCAGGCCCTGGGCTTTGGCTTCCGCTGCGGGTTTTTGGGCCTGTTGCATATGGAGATCATCCAGGAGCGGCTGGAGCGCGAGTTCCAGGCCAAGCTCATCGCCACCGCGCCCTCGGTCATATATAAGGTCACCACGGTCAAGGGCGACGTCTTCGAGATCGACAACCCGTCGAAGATGCCCGACGTGACCAAAATCGCGGAACTGGCCGAGCCCTGGGTCAAGATGGAGATCCACGTTCCGGGCGACTACGTGGGCGCGGTGCTCAAATTGTGCGAGGAGAAGCGCGGCATCCAGAAGGACATGCGCTACCTGACCTCCACGCGCGTCATCATCACCTACGAGCTTCCCTTCGCCGAGATCGTCTTCGACTTCTTCGACAAGCTCAAATCCGTGACCCGGGGCTACGCCTCCATGGACTACGAGGTCCGCGAGTTCAGGGGCTCGGACCTGGTCAAGCTGGACATCCTGATCAACGGCACGCCCGTGGACGCCATGTCCACCATCGTGCACCGCTCCAGCGCGGAGCGCATGGGCCGAAAGCTCGCCCTGCGCCTCAAGCGCACCATCCCCCGACAACTCTTCGAGGTCGTCATCCAGGCGGCCATCGGCAACCGCATCATCGCCCGCGAACGCAACCCGCCCATGCGCAAGGACGTGACCGCCAAATGCTACGGCGGCGACATTACGCGCAAGCGCAAGCTTCTGGAAAAGCAAAAGGAAGGCAAGCGCCGCATGAAGCGCATGGGCAACGTCGAGGTGCCGCAGGAGGCCTTCCTCGCGGCGCTCAAGGCCGGCGACGACGACTGA